From Oncorhynchus keta strain PuntledgeMale-10-30-2019 chromosome 25, Oket_V2, whole genome shotgun sequence, one genomic window encodes:
- the LOC118377430 gene encoding neurofilament heavy polypeptide-like isoform X29 — translation MLSCEFLLPRYKSSPLSILPQSASGLEMSYPLDHLYGHGSYRRAPQGLSARPAASLSSSGFHSQPWTTSQRRRQAYSQTPSADSLEIFNGDMTRRNEKEILQTLNDRFAGYIDKVRNLELMNSNLEQEAAALRQSQTGRATVGEHYERELGNLRGLVQQLTGEKACALLEQDHLEEDIQHVRTRLEDEARSREELEAKARLMNKYVDESGLARLELDKKLSALQEEAAFLKKNHEEEVAELLAQIQGAQVSFEARDTIKADVTNALREIRAQLDGHATKSATHAEEWFKVRMEQLADAAHSNTDAIRGAQDEIAEYRRQLQSRTIELETLRGTKDSLERQCMETEDRHHGDIHSLQETIRQLDGELKSTKWEMASQLREYQELLNVKMALDIEIAAYRKLLEGEETRFIPGPSLYSYSSAHLKGEELSDTVILEEQTDETQVTEVTEEAEDEEEEKGEETEKEEEKEEEEEGEKEEEEDETKAEAEEGEGKGVEDKGGEEVEAGEEKEEEKSKSPEKAASSPSKSPQSPPKTLQPKSPAPKSPESKSPLPKSPESKSPLPKSPAKSPAPKSPESKSPQAKSPLPKSPAKSPTPKSPTAVKSPTSTSLPSKSPESKSPTPKSPLPKSPEPKSPIQEKAKPPAEDKLAKQEKKEKEQPQPVKEEKKQEPEPKEKEKCESQPKEEKVEEKTDKPDPKESKPDENPKTETPTPAPPAATPAKPVEEKPVPAKESHGPAKREEEKQAKTDDTPQVEVKPAPKESPQKTENTKEKKAEPKEEVKKEDKKEASKASDSKEAKDTKEVGKAEKAKKSSGTEVKDEKSSGTEVKDEKSSSTEVKDEKSSSTEVKDEKSSSTEVKDEKAKK, via the exons aTGCTGAGTTGTGAGTTTCTCCTCCCGCGGTATAAAAGctcacctctctccatcctgccGCAGTCTGCATCCGGTTTAGAGATGAGCTACCCACTGGACCACCTCTACGGCCACGGATCCTACCGCAGGGCACCACAGGGCCTCTCTGCCCGGCCTGCcgcttccctctcctcctccggcTTCCACTCCCAGCCCTGGACGACCTCTCAGCGCCGCCGCCaggcctacagccagacaccctccGCCGACAGCTTGGAGATCTTTAACGGCGACATGACTCGGAGGAACGAGAAGGAGATTCTGCAGACACTCAATGACCGTTTCGCCGGCTACATCGACAAGGTGCGGAACCTCGAGCTGATGAACTCAAATCTGGAGCAGGAAGCGGCTGCGCTGCGACAGAGCCAGACCGGGCGCGCTACCGTGGGAGAGCACTATGAGCGCGAGCTGGGGAACCTGAGGGGTCTGGTTCAACAGCTGACCGGGGAGAAGGCATGCGCACTCTTGGAGCAAGACCACCTGGAAGAGGATATCCAGCATGTGCGGACCAGGCTCGAGGACGAGGCACGCAGCAGGGAGGAGCTGGAAGCCAAGGCACGCCTAATGAACAAGTATGTGGATGAGTCTGGGCTCGCACGGCTAGAGCTGGACAAGAAGCTGAGCGCGCTGCAGGAAGAAGCAGCGTTCCTGAAGAAGAACCACGAGGAGGAGGTGGCGGAGCTGCTAGCACAGATCCAGGGTGCACAGGTGAGCTTCGAGGCTCGAGACACAATCAAGGCGGACGTCACGAACGCCCTGCGGGAGATCCGCGCTCAGCTGGATGGCCACGCGACCAAGAGCGCAACGCACGCGGAGGAATGGTTCAAAG TGCGTATGGAGCAGTTGGCAGATGCAGCTCACTCTAACACAGATGCGATCCGTGGTGCCCAGGATGAGATAGCAGAGTACAGACGGCAGCTGCAGAGCCGCACCATCGAACTGGAGACCCTCAGAGGAACCAAGGACTCACTGGAGAGACAATGCATGGAGACTGAGGACAGACACCATGGAGATATCCACTCACTACAG GAGACTATTCGTCAGCTGGACGGTGAACTGAAGAGTACTAAGTGGGAGATGGCCAGCCAGCTGAGAGAATACCAGGAGCTGCTGAACGTCAAGATGGCTCTGGACATAGAGATAGCAGCCTACAG GAAGTTGCTGGAAGGGGAGGAGACTCGGTTCATACCTGGGCCAAGCCTGTACTCCTACTCCTCTGCCCACCTGAAGGGGGAGGAGCTCTCAGACACAGTCATACTGGAGGAACAGACGGATGAGACACAGGTCACTGAGGTGACAGAGGAAGcagaagatgaggaagaggaaaagggagaggagacagaaaaggaagaagagaaggaggaagaggaagagggagaaaaggaggaggaagaggatgagaccAAAGCTGAGGcagaagagggagaaggaaagggagttGAGGATAAGgggggagaggaagtggaggcaggtgaggagaaagaggaagagaagtcTAAGTCACCTGAAAAGGCTGCTTCGTCTCCATCCAAATCTCCCCAATCTCCCCCCAAAACCCTCCAGCCCAAATCACCTGCCCCCAAATCACCTGAATCAAAATCTCCCCTCCCCAAATCACCCGAATCAAAATCTCCCCTCCCCAAATCACCTGCCAAATCTCCTGCCCCCAAATCACCTGAATCCAAATCACCCCAAGCCAAATCTCCCCTCCCCAAATCACCTGCCAAATCTCCCACCCCCAAATCTCCCACAGCTGTGAAATCACCAACATCTACATCTCTCCCCAGCAAATCCCCAGAGTCTAAGTCTCCCACTCCCAAATCCCCTCTCCCAAAGTCTCCTGAACCCAAGTCCCCCATCCAGGAGAAGGCCAAGCCCCCTGCAGAAGACAAACTGGCCAAgcaggagaagaaagagaaggaacAACCCCAGCCTGTAAAGGAGGAAAAGAAACAAGAGCCAGAACCCAAGGAGAAGGAGAAATGTGAGAGCCAGCCTAAAGAGGAGAAGGTTGAGGAGAAGACAGACAAACCAGATCCCAAGGAGAGCAAGCCAGATGAGAATCCCAAGACTGAGACCCCAACACCTGCCCCCCCTGCTGCCACCCCGGCCAAGCCTGTAGAGGAAAAGCCCGTCCCCGCCAAGGAGAGCCACGGCCCTGctaagagagaagaggagaaacaaGCCAAAACAGATGACACACCCCAGGTAGAGGTGAAGCCTGCCCCCAAAGAATCACCACAGAAAACAGAGAACACAAAGGAGAAGAAAGCAGAGCCCAAAGAGGAGGTGAAGAAGGAGGACAAGAAGGAGGCCTCTAAAGCATCTGACAGTAAAGAGGCAAAGGATACGAAGGAGGTAGGGAAGGCAGAGAAGGCCAAGAAATCTTCTGGCACTGAAGTCAAAGACGAGAAATCTTCTGGCACTGAAGTCAAAGACGAGAAATCTTCTAGCACTGAGGTCAAAGACGAGAAATCTTCTAGCACTGAGGTCAAAGACGAGAAATCTTCTAGCACTGAG
- the LOC118377430 gene encoding neurofilament heavy polypeptide-like isoform X26 translates to MLSCEFLLPRYKSSPLSILPQSASGLEMSYPLDHLYGHGSYRRAPQGLSARPAASLSSSGFHSQPWTTSQRRRQAYSQTPSADSLEIFNGDMTRRNEKEILQTLNDRFAGYIDKVRNLELMNSNLEQEAAALRQSQTGRATVGEHYERELGNLRGLVQQLTGEKACALLEQDHLEEDIQHVRTRLEDEARSREELEAKARLMNKYVDESGLARLELDKKLSALQEEAAFLKKNHEEEVAELLAQIQGAQVSFEARDTIKADVTNALREIRAQLDGHATKSATHAEEWFKVRMEQLADAAHSNTDAIRGAQDEIAEYRRQLQSRTIELETLRGTKDSLERQCMETEDRHHGDIHSLQETIRQLDGELKSTKWEMASQLREYQELLNVKMALDIEIAAYRKLLEGEETRFIPGPSLYSYSSAHLKGEELSDTVILEEQTDETQVTEVTEEAEDEEEEKGEETEKEEEKEEEEEGEKEEEEDETKAEAEEGEGKGVEDKGGEEVEAGEEKEEEKSKSPEKAASSPSKSPQSPPKTLQPKSPAPKSPESKSPLPKSPESKSPLPKSPAKSPAPKSPESKSPQAKSPLPKSPAKSPTPKSPTAVKSPTSTSLPSKSPESKSPTPKSPLPKSPEPKSPIQEKAKPPAEDKLAKQEKKEKEQPQPVKEEKKQEPEPKEKEKCESQPKEEKVEEKTDKPDPKESKPDENPKTETPTPAPPAATPAKPVEEKPVPAKESHGPAKREEEKQAKTDDTPQVEVKPAPKESPQKTENTKEKKAEPKEEVKKEDKKEASKASDSKEAKDTKEVGKAEKAKKSSGTEVKDEKSSGTEVKDEKSSSTEVKDEKSSSTEVKDEKSSSTEVKDEKSSSTEVKDEKAKK, encoded by the exons aTGCTGAGTTGTGAGTTTCTCCTCCCGCGGTATAAAAGctcacctctctccatcctgccGCAGTCTGCATCCGGTTTAGAGATGAGCTACCCACTGGACCACCTCTACGGCCACGGATCCTACCGCAGGGCACCACAGGGCCTCTCTGCCCGGCCTGCcgcttccctctcctcctccggcTTCCACTCCCAGCCCTGGACGACCTCTCAGCGCCGCCGCCaggcctacagccagacaccctccGCCGACAGCTTGGAGATCTTTAACGGCGACATGACTCGGAGGAACGAGAAGGAGATTCTGCAGACACTCAATGACCGTTTCGCCGGCTACATCGACAAGGTGCGGAACCTCGAGCTGATGAACTCAAATCTGGAGCAGGAAGCGGCTGCGCTGCGACAGAGCCAGACCGGGCGCGCTACCGTGGGAGAGCACTATGAGCGCGAGCTGGGGAACCTGAGGGGTCTGGTTCAACAGCTGACCGGGGAGAAGGCATGCGCACTCTTGGAGCAAGACCACCTGGAAGAGGATATCCAGCATGTGCGGACCAGGCTCGAGGACGAGGCACGCAGCAGGGAGGAGCTGGAAGCCAAGGCACGCCTAATGAACAAGTATGTGGATGAGTCTGGGCTCGCACGGCTAGAGCTGGACAAGAAGCTGAGCGCGCTGCAGGAAGAAGCAGCGTTCCTGAAGAAGAACCACGAGGAGGAGGTGGCGGAGCTGCTAGCACAGATCCAGGGTGCACAGGTGAGCTTCGAGGCTCGAGACACAATCAAGGCGGACGTCACGAACGCCCTGCGGGAGATCCGCGCTCAGCTGGATGGCCACGCGACCAAGAGCGCAACGCACGCGGAGGAATGGTTCAAAG TGCGTATGGAGCAGTTGGCAGATGCAGCTCACTCTAACACAGATGCGATCCGTGGTGCCCAGGATGAGATAGCAGAGTACAGACGGCAGCTGCAGAGCCGCACCATCGAACTGGAGACCCTCAGAGGAACCAAGGACTCACTGGAGAGACAATGCATGGAGACTGAGGACAGACACCATGGAGATATCCACTCACTACAG GAGACTATTCGTCAGCTGGACGGTGAACTGAAGAGTACTAAGTGGGAGATGGCCAGCCAGCTGAGAGAATACCAGGAGCTGCTGAACGTCAAGATGGCTCTGGACATAGAGATAGCAGCCTACAG GAAGTTGCTGGAAGGGGAGGAGACTCGGTTCATACCTGGGCCAAGCCTGTACTCCTACTCCTCTGCCCACCTGAAGGGGGAGGAGCTCTCAGACACAGTCATACTGGAGGAACAGACGGATGAGACACAGGTCACTGAGGTGACAGAGGAAGcagaagatgaggaagaggaaaagggagaggagacagaaaaggaagaagagaaggaggaagaggaagagggagaaaaggaggaggaagaggatgagaccAAAGCTGAGGcagaagagggagaaggaaagggagttGAGGATAAGgggggagaggaagtggaggcaggtgaggagaaagaggaagagaagtcTAAGTCACCTGAAAAGGCTGCTTCGTCTCCATCCAAATCTCCCCAATCTCCCCCCAAAACCCTCCAGCCCAAATCACCTGCCCCCAAATCACCTGAATCAAAATCTCCCCTCCCCAAATCACCCGAATCAAAATCTCCCCTCCCCAAATCACCTGCCAAATCTCCTGCCCCCAAATCACCTGAATCCAAATCACCCCAAGCCAAATCTCCCCTCCCCAAATCACCTGCCAAATCTCCCACCCCCAAATCTCCCACAGCTGTGAAATCACCAACATCTACATCTCTCCCCAGCAAATCCCCAGAGTCTAAGTCTCCCACTCCCAAATCCCCTCTCCCAAAGTCTCCTGAACCCAAGTCCCCCATCCAGGAGAAGGCCAAGCCCCCTGCAGAAGACAAACTGGCCAAgcaggagaagaaagagaaggaacAACCCCAGCCTGTAAAGGAGGAAAAGAAACAAGAGCCAGAACCCAAGGAGAAGGAGAAATGTGAGAGCCAGCCTAAAGAGGAGAAGGTTGAGGAGAAGACAGACAAACCAGATCCCAAGGAGAGCAAGCCAGATGAGAATCCCAAGACTGAGACCCCAACACCTGCCCCCCCTGCTGCCACCCCGGCCAAGCCTGTAGAGGAAAAGCCCGTCCCCGCCAAGGAGAGCCACGGCCCTGctaagagagaagaggagaaacaaGCCAAAACAGATGACACACCCCAGGTAGAGGTGAAGCCTGCCCCCAAAGAATCACCACAGAAAACAGAGAACACAAAGGAGAAGAAAGCAGAGCCCAAAGAGGAGGTGAAGAAGGAGGACAAGAAGGAGGCCTCTAAAGCATCTGACAGTAAAGAGGCAAAGGATACGAAGGAGGTAGGGAAGGCAGAGAAGGCCAAGAAATCTTCTGGCACTGAAGTCAAAGACGAGAAATCTTCTGGCACTGAAGTCAAAGACGAGAAATCTTCTAGCACTGAGGTCAAAGACGAGAAATCTTCTAGCACTGAGGTCAAAGACGAGAAATCTTCTAGCACTGAG
- the LOC118377430 gene encoding neurofilament heavy polypeptide-like isoform X31 — MLSCEFLLPRYKSSPLSILPQSASGLEMSYPLDHLYGHGSYRRAPQGLSARPAASLSSSGFHSQPWTTSQRRRQAYSQTPSADSLEIFNGDMTRRNEKEILQTLNDRFAGYIDKVRNLELMNSNLEQEAAALRQSQTGRATVGEHYERELGNLRGLVQQLTGEKACALLEQDHLEEDIQHVRTRLEDEARSREELEAKARLMNKYVDESGLARLELDKKLSALQEEAAFLKKNHEEEVAELLAQIQGAQVSFEARDTIKADVTNALREIRAQLDGHATKSATHAEEWFKVRMEQLADAAHSNTDAIRGAQDEIAEYRRQLQSRTIELETLRGTKDSLERQCMETEDRHHGDIHSLQETIRQLDGELKSTKWEMASQLREYQELLNVKMALDIEIAAYRKLLEGEETRFIPGPSLYSYSSAHLKGEELSDTVILEEQTDETQVTEVTEEAEDEEEEKGEETEKEEEKEEEEEGEKEEEEDETKAEAEEGEGKGVEDKGGEEVEAGEEKEEEKSKSPEKAASSPSKSPQSPPKTLQPKSPAPKSPESKSPLPKSPESKSPLPKSPAKSPAPKSPESKSPQAKSPLPKSPAKSPTPKSPTAVKSPTSTSLPSKSPESKSPTPKSPLPKSPEPKSPIQEKAKPPAEDKLAKQEKKEKEQPQPVKEEKKQEPEPKEKEKCESQPKEEKVEEKTDKPDPKESKPDENPKTETPTPAPPAATPAKPVEEKPVPAKESHGPAKREEEKQAKTDDTPQVEVKPAPKESPQKTENTKEKKAEPKEEVKKEDKKEASKASDSKEAKDTKEVGKAEKAKKSSGTEVKDEKSSSTEVKDEKSSSTEVKDEKAKK; from the exons aTGCTGAGTTGTGAGTTTCTCCTCCCGCGGTATAAAAGctcacctctctccatcctgccGCAGTCTGCATCCGGTTTAGAGATGAGCTACCCACTGGACCACCTCTACGGCCACGGATCCTACCGCAGGGCACCACAGGGCCTCTCTGCCCGGCCTGCcgcttccctctcctcctccggcTTCCACTCCCAGCCCTGGACGACCTCTCAGCGCCGCCGCCaggcctacagccagacaccctccGCCGACAGCTTGGAGATCTTTAACGGCGACATGACTCGGAGGAACGAGAAGGAGATTCTGCAGACACTCAATGACCGTTTCGCCGGCTACATCGACAAGGTGCGGAACCTCGAGCTGATGAACTCAAATCTGGAGCAGGAAGCGGCTGCGCTGCGACAGAGCCAGACCGGGCGCGCTACCGTGGGAGAGCACTATGAGCGCGAGCTGGGGAACCTGAGGGGTCTGGTTCAACAGCTGACCGGGGAGAAGGCATGCGCACTCTTGGAGCAAGACCACCTGGAAGAGGATATCCAGCATGTGCGGACCAGGCTCGAGGACGAGGCACGCAGCAGGGAGGAGCTGGAAGCCAAGGCACGCCTAATGAACAAGTATGTGGATGAGTCTGGGCTCGCACGGCTAGAGCTGGACAAGAAGCTGAGCGCGCTGCAGGAAGAAGCAGCGTTCCTGAAGAAGAACCACGAGGAGGAGGTGGCGGAGCTGCTAGCACAGATCCAGGGTGCACAGGTGAGCTTCGAGGCTCGAGACACAATCAAGGCGGACGTCACGAACGCCCTGCGGGAGATCCGCGCTCAGCTGGATGGCCACGCGACCAAGAGCGCAACGCACGCGGAGGAATGGTTCAAAG TGCGTATGGAGCAGTTGGCAGATGCAGCTCACTCTAACACAGATGCGATCCGTGGTGCCCAGGATGAGATAGCAGAGTACAGACGGCAGCTGCAGAGCCGCACCATCGAACTGGAGACCCTCAGAGGAACCAAGGACTCACTGGAGAGACAATGCATGGAGACTGAGGACAGACACCATGGAGATATCCACTCACTACAG GAGACTATTCGTCAGCTGGACGGTGAACTGAAGAGTACTAAGTGGGAGATGGCCAGCCAGCTGAGAGAATACCAGGAGCTGCTGAACGTCAAGATGGCTCTGGACATAGAGATAGCAGCCTACAG GAAGTTGCTGGAAGGGGAGGAGACTCGGTTCATACCTGGGCCAAGCCTGTACTCCTACTCCTCTGCCCACCTGAAGGGGGAGGAGCTCTCAGACACAGTCATACTGGAGGAACAGACGGATGAGACACAGGTCACTGAGGTGACAGAGGAAGcagaagatgaggaagaggaaaagggagaggagacagaaaaggaagaagagaaggaggaagaggaagagggagaaaaggaggaggaagaggatgagaccAAAGCTGAGGcagaagagggagaaggaaagggagttGAGGATAAGgggggagaggaagtggaggcaggtgaggagaaagaggaagagaagtcTAAGTCACCTGAAAAGGCTGCTTCGTCTCCATCCAAATCTCCCCAATCTCCCCCCAAAACCCTCCAGCCCAAATCACCTGCCCCCAAATCACCTGAATCAAAATCTCCCCTCCCCAAATCACCCGAATCAAAATCTCCCCTCCCCAAATCACCTGCCAAATCTCCTGCCCCCAAATCACCTGAATCCAAATCACCCCAAGCCAAATCTCCCCTCCCCAAATCACCTGCCAAATCTCCCACCCCCAAATCTCCCACAGCTGTGAAATCACCAACATCTACATCTCTCCCCAGCAAATCCCCAGAGTCTAAGTCTCCCACTCCCAAATCCCCTCTCCCAAAGTCTCCTGAACCCAAGTCCCCCATCCAGGAGAAGGCCAAGCCCCCTGCAGAAGACAAACTGGCCAAgcaggagaagaaagagaaggaacAACCCCAGCCTGTAAAGGAGGAAAAGAAACAAGAGCCAGAACCCAAGGAGAAGGAGAAATGTGAGAGCCAGCCTAAAGAGGAGAAGGTTGAGGAGAAGACAGACAAACCAGATCCCAAGGAGAGCAAGCCAGATGAGAATCCCAAGACTGAGACCCCAACACCTGCCCCCCCTGCTGCCACCCCGGCCAAGCCTGTAGAGGAAAAGCCCGTCCCCGCCAAGGAGAGCCACGGCCCTGctaagagagaagaggagaaacaaGCCAAAACAGATGACACACCCCAGGTAGAGGTGAAGCCTGCCCCCAAAGAATCACCACAGAAAACAGAGAACACAAAGGAGAAGAAAGCAGAGCCCAAAGAGGAGGTGAAGAAGGAGGACAAGAAGGAGGCCTCTAAAGCATCTGACAGTAAAGAGGCAAAGGATACGAAGGAGGTAGGGAAGGCAGAGAAGGCCAAGAAATCTTCTGGCACTGAA